The nucleotide window tcttttttcctttgtaTATCTGCGCAGAGAGAacgaaaggggggggggcaatcACCTGAGGCCTCGCCACCTAGCACAATATTTTCCAAAATCTTAAGTCGAGGGGAAATCCCTGTGCCACGGGTGGTGTGCATCGTCTGCTCTTGCTTGGCATCGGTCGTCACCCTTGTGTGGCGCCCGCGAGTAATGGAATGAAGCGGATTGTGGCACCGAAGCGATGGTCCGCCGTAAACCGTGTTGAGCATCCTCCGCTTATGCCTAAGCAGCTCTTGCAGGGCGTCTGTGGGGGACTGCGGTGGCTCGAGTCTAAGAACCTTGCTGAGTTTTTGGCAAAGCGCGCCATCGAAGAAGGGTTCCCCTGTAcgaagaagcagcagaggGTTTTCGATGCGCGACCGCCATCATCGCGTCCAGCGCTTCGCACGAGCCGACTGCACAAAAAGTGTCCGGCGCGCCGTTCTAGCGGGGCTGTGCAACGGACCGAGGGTGCTCTGGAGGCGTCGCGCACGACAGGTGCCAGTGGCGCCCTCGTCTCTTCCGGTGCAGCGCTTGCCTTGAACTCGTCTGCCTTGGATGCTCTGGTGCCACTGTCCAAGCAGAAGCGGCTCGTTTCGTATGACGTTTTGGACTGTACATTCGGCTCTGGGTTTCACACTGGTGTGGTGCTCGAGAACGGTCGGCCGTACACGCGAGTTGTTGCGATGGACTGCGACTTGGAGGCGACGgtgagcgcgcgcgagaTCGTTGATGAGTTCGGGGCGGACCGGTTTCGATTCTTCGCGCGTCCCATGTCTGAGGCCAAGGCCATGTTTGGCGAGCGTTCCTTCGATGCCGTTATGATCGACCCTGGCCCGTCGCTAACTCAACTGGAGAACCCCGAGCGAGGGTTTCTTCTGGATGATGAGAGTGACCACGCACTCGACATGCGTTACGGGCCCACGCATGGGCTCGGGGCGCTGGAGTACCTCAACACGGTGCCGCAGCATGCCCTGTCCAGCGCCCTCGCTTCCTACGAACTTCTGACTCCCCAGCAGTCCATGAAGCTTGCTAGAGCCATTCGGCAACGGCGCCCCTTcgatggcgcgcagcgcgtgctggaggcagtggaggaggcgggtaACGAGCTCCCTgaggagggatgggggaCTCAGGGTAGCCGACGGAAGACTTCGATGTCATGGAACTTCATGACATCGTTGAGATGCATCGTGAACCACGAGCGCCACGAGCTGAGCGAGGCCCTGCAgaacgcgctgctgctcctgcgcaCTGATGGCCGGCTTGTTGTCTTCTCTCGTCTCCCGTGGGAGGAGAGGCTCATCTCCACCACTGTCAGTCAGCACCCACACGCTCTGCTAAGTTACTCGGAGGCTATTCCCATCGAAGATGTGCAGGAGCACGGCCACTCACGTCACACAAAGATGTGGATTGTCACTCGCACCCAACGTTCCTCGTACGTGCTCAAGAACAGTCAGGCGCTcacagaggaggcggtgcaggagaGCTCGATGCGGTGGATGAGCGGCCTCTTCGCTGGTCAAACGTTTGGGTTCCCGGCGAATAACTTCACCTTTGAGAACAAGGATGCGAAGGACTGGGCCGCAGTGCGCCGAAACAAGGACTCGCCACCGTT belongs to Leishmania mexicana MHOM/GT/2001/U1103 complete genome, chromosome 23 and includes:
- a CDS encoding S-adenosyl-methyltransferase mraW-like protein, translated to MKRIVAPKRWSAVNRVEHPPLMPKQLLQGVCGGLRWLESKNLAEFLAKRAIEEGFPCTKKQQRVFDARPPSSRPALRTSRLHKKCPARRSSGAVQRTEGALEASRTTGASGALVSSGAALALNSSALDALVPLSKQKRLVSYDVLDCTFGSGFHTGVVLENGRPYTRVVAMDCDLEATVSAREIVDEFGADRFRFFARPMSEAKAMFGERSFDAVMIDPGPSLTQLENPERGFLLDDESDHALDMRYGPTHGLGALEYLNTVPQHALSSALASYELLTPQQSMKLARAIRQRRPFDGAQRVLEAVEEAGNELPEEGWGTQGSRRKTSMSWNFMTSLRCIVNHERHELSEALQNALLLLRTDGRLVVFSRLPWEERLISTTVSQHPHALLSYSEAIPIEDVQEHGHSRHTKMWIVTRTQRSSYVLKNSQALTEEAVQESSMRWMSGLFAGQTFGFPANNFTFENKDAKDWAAVRRNKDSPPFDSDDDPRG